A portion of the Trichoplusia ni isolate ovarian cell line Hi5 chromosome 12, tn1, whole genome shotgun sequence genome contains these proteins:
- the LOC113499270 gene encoding uncharacterized protein LOC113499270 isoform X2, with protein MKYLCLLGGCLLLLAVHIEIVQPTCVLESDFGFKINCAFKKSGLFRVRNLGGIKAHASLGFSLGDELGFEQSLTNLDPSRRRSVSVKNGAPPNLLTDPARMNVKQEKRGKQNRIMRPMAPANRPNQSAMDKLTSLHRHVTSTMQPIIVQAPVGPVQHTITKPVPTVTMAKPVPMGIPAFKPLPPKEDTLAVIPIAATRKTYTPLPIPQSKGPGLAYQSEIYPSHNQISKMVSQMTAEQYSPIRYTQHPTMIDPKLFSMTTVNPFVPLPPSQAMTLVSAPVFKEIHIPHPSYSVPSSNIHKNPISNFVDPVPHQVHDIANNVVYNTKKVDDYNSITGYGDDTVLKFNKEDINNKIAEIAKAGNISMEAIEAAISLRQQQLLSKYANIPVPPTTSSTTSTTTTTEQPFVFQQQPEPEILTAALPQKPLKRAPISGKVMNAPREYYPVGYEKNFDDHFQSKVDLPETSFHCGDQKYFPGLYGDESLGCMVFHVCALTDDGLVMKSFLCPESTLFDQTILKCNWWFYVDCKNTKKLYETNIPVSKSYQLMKALTFFSSYKKEMQDDSKKTNPGDVDGIKEAMNILQDQNAPSNAPAQLNIPTVASITNNVQFITPTPLIDERNRKTSTESAPVYRGNRNFDVNRNVSRSERRNTTSAENASDIKLITVKADFNIAQGNATNNDSKEKKHRRRMTLKNSSPPVTTTTTTTTTVRPETTTPSFEIIKQDIQPIENLNIKQETLTDQIEEINPNAANNAPIRRFYRSSAEKSEEKEMAVVNNEKVQIVRPTSHSRFVGHHPTPSATIAKLDEAVLGKPRTKKHVIAIVTPTKDSRTT; from the exons AAATCGTGCAACCAACATGTGTGCTTGAATCAGACTTCGGTTTCAAAATTAACTGTGCGTTCAAAAAGTCCGGGCTGTTCAGAGTGAGAAACCTTGGAGGCATCAAAGCACATGCTAGTTTGG GTTTCAGTCTGGGTGATGAGTTGGGCTTTGAGCAGTCGCTTACTAATCTGGACCCGAGCAGGCGGCGGTCTGTCAGCGTTAAGAATGGAGCCCCACCGAACCTCCTTACCGACCCAGCGAGGATGAATGTCAAGCAAGAG AAACGtggaaaacaaaacagaattaTGCGTCCAATGGCACCAGCTAACCGGCCCAACCAATCTGCCATGGACAAGCTCACGAGCTTGCATCGACACGTCACCTCCACCATGCAGCCCATCATTGTGCAGGCACCTGTAGGCCCTGTCCAACATACAATAACCAAGCCAGTTCCAACCGTCACCATGGCCAAGCCAGTGCCCATGGGAATACCAGCCTTCAAACCTCTCCCGCCGAAAGAAGATACCCTCGCCGTGATACCCATAGCAGCGACCCGCAAGACCTACACGCCACTGCCAATCCCACAGTCAAAGGGCCCAGGATTAGCTTACCAAAGTGAGATATATCCATCACacaatcaaatatcaaaaatgGTATCACAAATGACAGCCGAGCAGTACTCTCCAATCAGATACACACAACACCCTACCATGATAGATCCAAAACTTTTTTCCATGACCACTGTTAACCCATTCGTACCTTTGCCACCTTCTCAAGCCATGACTCTTGTATCCGCCCCAGTATTCAAAGAAATACACATACCACACCCCTCTTACTCTGTACCTAGCTCTAACATCCATAAAAATCCTATTTCTAACTTTGTAGACCCGGTCCCTCATCAAGTGCACGATATAGCGAACAACGTTGTGTACAACACGAAGAAAGTTGATGATTACAATTCTATAACTGGTTACGGAGACGACACTGTTTTGAAGTTTAATAAGGAAGATATCAATAATAAGATTGCTGAGATAGCTAAAGCTGGGAACATATCTATGGAGGCGATAGAAGCGGCAATTTCTCTGAGGCAGCAGCAGTTGTTGAGCAAGTATGCAAACATCCCGGTCCCGCCGACAACGTCATCAACCACAAGTACGACAACGACAACGGAACAGCCGTTCGTGTTTCAGCAACAGCCGGAGCCTGAAATATTGACCGCTGCCTTACCCCAGAAGCCGCTGAAGAG AGCACCGATATCGGGCAAGGTAATGAACGCGCCGCGCGAGTACTACCCGGTGGGCTACGAGAAGAACTTCGACGATCACTTCCAGTCCAAGGTGGATCTGCCGGAGACCAGCTTCCACTGCGGCGACCAGAAGTACTTCCCCGGTTTGTACGGCGATGAGAGTCTTGGGTGTATG GTGTTCCACGTCTGCGCTCTAACAGACGATGGTCTCGTCATGAAATCCTTCCTCTGTCCTGAGTCCACGCTCTTCGATCAGACTATCCTCAAATGCAACTGGTGGTTCTATGTCGACTGCAAGAATACTAAGAAGCTGTATGAGACCAACATTCCGGTCTCCAAGAGCTACCAGTTGATGAAAGCTTTGACATTCTTCTCGTCTTACAAGAAGGAGATGCAAGATGATA gtaaaaaaacaaatcccgGAGACGTGGACGGTATCAAAGAAGCTATGAATATTCTACAAGATCAGAATGCTCCTTCTAACGCACCAGCACAACTTAACATACCTACAGTTGCTAGCATCACAAACAACGTTCAATTCATAACTCCCACCCCACTCATTGATGAGAGAAACCGTAAAACAAGCACAGAATCTGCCCCCGTATACAGAGGCAATAGAAACTTCGACGTCAATAGAAATGTATCTAGAAGCGAAAGAAGAAACACAACGTCAGCCGAAAACGCATCAGATATCAAACTAATCACAGTTAAGGCTGATTTTAACATCGCTCAAGGGAATGCAACAAATAATGATTCTAAAGAGAAAAAACATAGACGACGTATGACTTTGAAAAACAGCAGCCCGCCCGTCACAACCACCACAACCACAACAACCACAGTCAGACCAGAAACAACAACACCTAGTTTTGAAATAATCAAACAAGATATACAGCCAATAGAGAACctaaacataaaacaagaaaCCTTAACTGACCAAATTGAAGAAATTAATCCTAATGCTGCAAACAACGCACCAATCAGACGGTTTTATAGGTCGAGTGCTGAGAAATCTGAGGAAAAAGAAATGGCTGTCGTGAACAATGAGAAAGTACAGATAGTCCGTCCTACTTCTCATTCAAGATTTGTAGGACATCATCCTACCCCTAGTGCGACGATAGCTAAGTTAGATGAAGCTGTCTTAGGTAAGCCGCGAACGAAGAAGCACGTTATAGCAATAGTAACACCAACTAAAGATAGTCGAACAACGTAG
- the LOC113499270 gene encoding uncharacterized protein LOC113499270 isoform X1, translated as MISHYTVLMILTILYLIVYQLYLSKLIFSILFLLSEIVQPTCVLESDFGFKINCAFKKSGLFRVRNLGGIKAHASLGFSLGDELGFEQSLTNLDPSRRRSVSVKNGAPPNLLTDPARMNVKQEKRGKQNRIMRPMAPANRPNQSAMDKLTSLHRHVTSTMQPIIVQAPVGPVQHTITKPVPTVTMAKPVPMGIPAFKPLPPKEDTLAVIPIAATRKTYTPLPIPQSKGPGLAYQSEIYPSHNQISKMVSQMTAEQYSPIRYTQHPTMIDPKLFSMTTVNPFVPLPPSQAMTLVSAPVFKEIHIPHPSYSVPSSNIHKNPISNFVDPVPHQVHDIANNVVYNTKKVDDYNSITGYGDDTVLKFNKEDINNKIAEIAKAGNISMEAIEAAISLRQQQLLSKYANIPVPPTTSSTTSTTTTTEQPFVFQQQPEPEILTAALPQKPLKRAPISGKVMNAPREYYPVGYEKNFDDHFQSKVDLPETSFHCGDQKYFPGLYGDESLGCMVFHVCALTDDGLVMKSFLCPESTLFDQTILKCNWWFYVDCKNTKKLYETNIPVSKSYQLMKALTFFSSYKKEMQDDSKKTNPGDVDGIKEAMNILQDQNAPSNAPAQLNIPTVASITNNVQFITPTPLIDERNRKTSTESAPVYRGNRNFDVNRNVSRSERRNTTSAENASDIKLITVKADFNIAQGNATNNDSKEKKHRRRMTLKNSSPPVTTTTTTTTTVRPETTTPSFEIIKQDIQPIENLNIKQETLTDQIEEINPNAANNAPIRRFYRSSAEKSEEKEMAVVNNEKVQIVRPTSHSRFVGHHPTPSATIAKLDEAVLGKPRTKKHVIAIVTPTKDSRTT; from the exons ATGATATCGCACTACACGGTTTTAATGATATTGACAATCCTATATCTTATTGTATACCAGCTCTATctatctaaactaatattttctaTTCTCTTTCTTCTTTCAGAAATCGTGCAACCAACATGTGTGCTTGAATCAGACTTCGGTTTCAAAATTAACTGTGCGTTCAAAAAGTCCGGGCTGTTCAGAGTGAGAAACCTTGGAGGCATCAAAGCACATGCTAGTTTGG GTTTCAGTCTGGGTGATGAGTTGGGCTTTGAGCAGTCGCTTACTAATCTGGACCCGAGCAGGCGGCGGTCTGTCAGCGTTAAGAATGGAGCCCCACCGAACCTCCTTACCGACCCAGCGAGGATGAATGTCAAGCAAGAG AAACGtggaaaacaaaacagaattaTGCGTCCAATGGCACCAGCTAACCGGCCCAACCAATCTGCCATGGACAAGCTCACGAGCTTGCATCGACACGTCACCTCCACCATGCAGCCCATCATTGTGCAGGCACCTGTAGGCCCTGTCCAACATACAATAACCAAGCCAGTTCCAACCGTCACCATGGCCAAGCCAGTGCCCATGGGAATACCAGCCTTCAAACCTCTCCCGCCGAAAGAAGATACCCTCGCCGTGATACCCATAGCAGCGACCCGCAAGACCTACACGCCACTGCCAATCCCACAGTCAAAGGGCCCAGGATTAGCTTACCAAAGTGAGATATATCCATCACacaatcaaatatcaaaaatgGTATCACAAATGACAGCCGAGCAGTACTCTCCAATCAGATACACACAACACCCTACCATGATAGATCCAAAACTTTTTTCCATGACCACTGTTAACCCATTCGTACCTTTGCCACCTTCTCAAGCCATGACTCTTGTATCCGCCCCAGTATTCAAAGAAATACACATACCACACCCCTCTTACTCTGTACCTAGCTCTAACATCCATAAAAATCCTATTTCTAACTTTGTAGACCCGGTCCCTCATCAAGTGCACGATATAGCGAACAACGTTGTGTACAACACGAAGAAAGTTGATGATTACAATTCTATAACTGGTTACGGAGACGACACTGTTTTGAAGTTTAATAAGGAAGATATCAATAATAAGATTGCTGAGATAGCTAAAGCTGGGAACATATCTATGGAGGCGATAGAAGCGGCAATTTCTCTGAGGCAGCAGCAGTTGTTGAGCAAGTATGCAAACATCCCGGTCCCGCCGACAACGTCATCAACCACAAGTACGACAACGACAACGGAACAGCCGTTCGTGTTTCAGCAACAGCCGGAGCCTGAAATATTGACCGCTGCCTTACCCCAGAAGCCGCTGAAGAG AGCACCGATATCGGGCAAGGTAATGAACGCGCCGCGCGAGTACTACCCGGTGGGCTACGAGAAGAACTTCGACGATCACTTCCAGTCCAAGGTGGATCTGCCGGAGACCAGCTTCCACTGCGGCGACCAGAAGTACTTCCCCGGTTTGTACGGCGATGAGAGTCTTGGGTGTATG GTGTTCCACGTCTGCGCTCTAACAGACGATGGTCTCGTCATGAAATCCTTCCTCTGTCCTGAGTCCACGCTCTTCGATCAGACTATCCTCAAATGCAACTGGTGGTTCTATGTCGACTGCAAGAATACTAAGAAGCTGTATGAGACCAACATTCCGGTCTCCAAGAGCTACCAGTTGATGAAAGCTTTGACATTCTTCTCGTCTTACAAGAAGGAGATGCAAGATGATA gtaaaaaaacaaatcccgGAGACGTGGACGGTATCAAAGAAGCTATGAATATTCTACAAGATCAGAATGCTCCTTCTAACGCACCAGCACAACTTAACATACCTACAGTTGCTAGCATCACAAACAACGTTCAATTCATAACTCCCACCCCACTCATTGATGAGAGAAACCGTAAAACAAGCACAGAATCTGCCCCCGTATACAGAGGCAATAGAAACTTCGACGTCAATAGAAATGTATCTAGAAGCGAAAGAAGAAACACAACGTCAGCCGAAAACGCATCAGATATCAAACTAATCACAGTTAAGGCTGATTTTAACATCGCTCAAGGGAATGCAACAAATAATGATTCTAAAGAGAAAAAACATAGACGACGTATGACTTTGAAAAACAGCAGCCCGCCCGTCACAACCACCACAACCACAACAACCACAGTCAGACCAGAAACAACAACACCTAGTTTTGAAATAATCAAACAAGATATACAGCCAATAGAGAACctaaacataaaacaagaaaCCTTAACTGACCAAATTGAAGAAATTAATCCTAATGCTGCAAACAACGCACCAATCAGACGGTTTTATAGGTCGAGTGCTGAGAAATCTGAGGAAAAAGAAATGGCTGTCGTGAACAATGAGAAAGTACAGATAGTCCGTCCTACTTCTCATTCAAGATTTGTAGGACATCATCCTACCCCTAGTGCGACGATAGCTAAGTTAGATGAAGCTGTCTTAGGTAAGCCGCGAACGAAGAAGCACGTTATAGCAATAGTAACACCAACTAAAGATAGTCGAACAACGTAG
- the LOC113499270 gene encoding uncharacterized protein LOC113499270 isoform X3 → MISHYTVLMILTILYLIVYQLYLSKLIFSILFLLSEIVQPTCVLESDFGFKINCAFKKSGLFRVRNLGGIKAHASLGFSLGDELGFEQSLTNLDPSRRRSVSVKNGAPPNLLTDPARMNVKQEKRGKQNRIMRPMAPANRPNQSAMDKLTSLHRHVTSTMQPIIVQAPVGPVQHTITKPVPTVTMAKPVPMGIPAFKPLPPKEDTLAVIPIAATRKTYTPLPIPQSKGPGLAYQNPVPHQVHDIANNVVYNTKKVDDYNSITGYGDDTVLKFNKEDINNKIAEIAKAGNISMEAIEAAISLRQQQLLSKYANIPVPPTTSSTTSTTTTTEQPFVFQQQPEPEILTAALPQKPLKRAPISGKVMNAPREYYPVGYEKNFDDHFQSKVDLPETSFHCGDQKYFPGLYGDESLGCMVFHVCALTDDGLVMKSFLCPESTLFDQTILKCNWWFYVDCKNTKKLYETNIPVSKSYQLMKALTFFSSYKKEMQDDSKKTNPGDVDGIKEAMNILQDQNAPSNAPAQLNIPTVASITNNVQFITPTPLIDERNRKTSTESAPVYRGNRNFDVNRNVSRSERRNTTSAENASDIKLITVKADFNIAQGNATNNDSKEKKHRRRMTLKNSSPPVTTTTTTTTTVRPETTTPSFEIIKQDIQPIENLNIKQETLTDQIEEINPNAANNAPIRRFYRSSAEKSEEKEMAVVNNEKVQIVRPTSHSRFVGHHPTPSATIAKLDEAVLGKPRTKKHVIAIVTPTKDSRTT, encoded by the exons ATGATATCGCACTACACGGTTTTAATGATATTGACAATCCTATATCTTATTGTATACCAGCTCTATctatctaaactaatattttctaTTCTCTTTCTTCTTTCAGAAATCGTGCAACCAACATGTGTGCTTGAATCAGACTTCGGTTTCAAAATTAACTGTGCGTTCAAAAAGTCCGGGCTGTTCAGAGTGAGAAACCTTGGAGGCATCAAAGCACATGCTAGTTTGG GTTTCAGTCTGGGTGATGAGTTGGGCTTTGAGCAGTCGCTTACTAATCTGGACCCGAGCAGGCGGCGGTCTGTCAGCGTTAAGAATGGAGCCCCACCGAACCTCCTTACCGACCCAGCGAGGATGAATGTCAAGCAAGAG AAACGtggaaaacaaaacagaattaTGCGTCCAATGGCACCAGCTAACCGGCCCAACCAATCTGCCATGGACAAGCTCACGAGCTTGCATCGACACGTCACCTCCACCATGCAGCCCATCATTGTGCAGGCACCTGTAGGCCCTGTCCAACATACAATAACCAAGCCAGTTCCAACCGTCACCATGGCCAAGCCAGTGCCCATGGGAATACCAGCCTTCAAACCTCTCCCGCCGAAAGAAGATACCCTCGCCGTGATACCCATAGCAGCGACCCGCAAGACCTACACGCCACTGCCAATCCCACAGTCAAAGGGCCCAGGATTAGCTTACCAAA ACCCGGTCCCTCATCAAGTGCACGATATAGCGAACAACGTTGTGTACAACACGAAGAAAGTTGATGATTACAATTCTATAACTGGTTACGGAGACGACACTGTTTTGAAGTTTAATAAGGAAGATATCAATAATAAGATTGCTGAGATAGCTAAAGCTGGGAACATATCTATGGAGGCGATAGAAGCGGCAATTTCTCTGAGGCAGCAGCAGTTGTTGAGCAAGTATGCAAACATCCCGGTCCCGCCGACAACGTCATCAACCACAAGTACGACAACGACAACGGAACAGCCGTTCGTGTTTCAGCAACAGCCGGAGCCTGAAATATTGACCGCTGCCTTACCCCAGAAGCCGCTGAAGAG AGCACCGATATCGGGCAAGGTAATGAACGCGCCGCGCGAGTACTACCCGGTGGGCTACGAGAAGAACTTCGACGATCACTTCCAGTCCAAGGTGGATCTGCCGGAGACCAGCTTCCACTGCGGCGACCAGAAGTACTTCCCCGGTTTGTACGGCGATGAGAGTCTTGGGTGTATG GTGTTCCACGTCTGCGCTCTAACAGACGATGGTCTCGTCATGAAATCCTTCCTCTGTCCTGAGTCCACGCTCTTCGATCAGACTATCCTCAAATGCAACTGGTGGTTCTATGTCGACTGCAAGAATACTAAGAAGCTGTATGAGACCAACATTCCGGTCTCCAAGAGCTACCAGTTGATGAAAGCTTTGACATTCTTCTCGTCTTACAAGAAGGAGATGCAAGATGATA gtaaaaaaacaaatcccgGAGACGTGGACGGTATCAAAGAAGCTATGAATATTCTACAAGATCAGAATGCTCCTTCTAACGCACCAGCACAACTTAACATACCTACAGTTGCTAGCATCACAAACAACGTTCAATTCATAACTCCCACCCCACTCATTGATGAGAGAAACCGTAAAACAAGCACAGAATCTGCCCCCGTATACAGAGGCAATAGAAACTTCGACGTCAATAGAAATGTATCTAGAAGCGAAAGAAGAAACACAACGTCAGCCGAAAACGCATCAGATATCAAACTAATCACAGTTAAGGCTGATTTTAACATCGCTCAAGGGAATGCAACAAATAATGATTCTAAAGAGAAAAAACATAGACGACGTATGACTTTGAAAAACAGCAGCCCGCCCGTCACAACCACCACAACCACAACAACCACAGTCAGACCAGAAACAACAACACCTAGTTTTGAAATAATCAAACAAGATATACAGCCAATAGAGAACctaaacataaaacaagaaaCCTTAACTGACCAAATTGAAGAAATTAATCCTAATGCTGCAAACAACGCACCAATCAGACGGTTTTATAGGTCGAGTGCTGAGAAATCTGAGGAAAAAGAAATGGCTGTCGTGAACAATGAGAAAGTACAGATAGTCCGTCCTACTTCTCATTCAAGATTTGTAGGACATCATCCTACCCCTAGTGCGACGATAGCTAAGTTAGATGAAGCTGTCTTAGGTAAGCCGCGAACGAAGAAGCACGTTATAGCAATAGTAACACCAACTAAAGATAGTCGAACAACGTAG